The Cucumis melo cultivar AY chromosome 6, USDA_Cmelo_AY_1.0, whole genome shotgun sequence genome includes a region encoding these proteins:
- the LOC103490840 gene encoding uncharacterized protein LOC103490840 isoform X3 yields the protein MLNQVSESFIDVVTETNSWPIVEATLIPFCISSALYSTSVLQNVELDTFEVDRRSFILGSNVPVHEPRMDDQTMKDYGFLQLPLACHVLAIMLDAVLCNRQVPQTSDKVVSNGCQKAEEFTVKLIWDICNLSEQMLLQSSDCRSCAICHLLPVIFEALISHHSLEISIQGHACNLSRNCFLMKIWKCCKKLFSFGTLERRDAYRILSLYFCFFSHNEELGGAGMCDDGEEFDIKADKDFWDEIKKGLVDKESSVRKQSLHILKKALSKNGRGNPTTIPKTISSGKDSSVRGITKRERWANKEAKSLGVGQICSQHEIATNSRQQKWEAFILLYEMLEEYGSHLVEAAWSLQISLLLQHPTSTKFDSFSSGVHQNQIEMSGEIFSWLSILWVRGFHHDNPLVRCLIMQSFLAIEWRDKVPCLKSLPETFIIGPFIEALNDPVQHKDFGLKGVYSSKTVEGAARFICQYTNILNARTRVVFLHQLTSLARKKSFGRVGLISLSECIASAALIVGFDYNIEGECFNGSSLSAQGDLITYSLECKLELLDDLRFVVESSKQHFNPSYRLQVCAKALEAAASVLCTSNLALEVVLHFVSALPREATDYGGCLRRKMQNWLLGCGKKCCSTETKFMKSLIEFPKRFVTHNHSSDASVTYDDEELVAWECEAKRWARVVFLAVKEEHHLTSILTFIQNHGVNICKQKGDSEGIRVKFLVLIMTLVQELQLVQQQIGHCNYKSEFDDLTMSHPSDSCSHAEPTIFSQKIVNLLPSLQVEFVSFATTSCSIFWSNVKSDETTLPGSVKGKLGGPSQRRLPSSIATSVLLAVTSTKAVASILSCCRQFQILCSSNSGVEFLLTFLLKTVSSPVYYSESGAEISLATYEALASVLQVLVSEFSSEALRFVQDESTIHHPRVEGRPLLDSLILTFHQHVNGILDAGVLVRTRRAVLLKWKWHCLESLLSIPYCALQNGISFEDNNTFLSEATLLQIFNDLVESLENAGECSVLPMLRLVRLTLCLFYKGKSGLLVTSCNGVNSEMMWRLVHSSWILHVSCNKRRVAHIAALLSSVLHSSTFSESNMHLSDGRPGPLKWFIEKILEEGTKSPRTFRLAALHLTGMWLSHPWTIKYYLKELKLLSLYGSIAFDEDFEAELTDHDTRTEVSLLAESPDPELTEVFINTELYARVSVAALFHKLADLAMLELSNKYGSCYDAAESGKLFLLELLDSVVNSNDLAKELYKKHSAIHRRKIRAWQMICILSRFVCEDIIQQVTNSLHVSLSKNNLPSVRQYLETFAISIYLKFPTLVKEQLVPILQDYNMRPQVLSSYVFIAANVILHANEDVQCSHLDELLPSLVPQLTSHHHSLRGFTQLLVYHVLCKFFPAVKFRPTGYMPLERRCFEDLKSYLEKNPDCVRLRASMEGYLHAYNPASSVTPSGIFSSRVKDLEFECVPTSLMEQVLNFLNDVREDLRCSMANDLTAIKNESFKINEGHYLIGISSDINEEKSTSKLPVATSLDFQKKVTLSKHEKKDTETSSYLGSKEAYKFLHEMEGEDQLLNQLLHSRSFSMENLRTNRQDIILVASLLDRIPNLAGLARTCEVFKAAGLAIADLNVLNDKQFQLISVTAEKWVPIVEVPVNSMKLFLEKKKREGFSILGLEQTANSVPLDQYAFPKKTVLVLGREKEGIPVDIIHILDACVEIPQLGVVRSLNVHVSGAIALWEYTRQQRHQL from the exons ATGCTAAATCAG GTCTCTGAATCATTCATTGATGTTGTAACTGAGACGAACTCATGGCCAATTGTTGAAGCAACCCTAATTCCATTTTGTATAAGTTCAGCTCTTTATTCCACGAGTGTGCTGCAAAATGTTGAGTTGGACACCTTTGAGGTTGACAGACGTTCTTTCATTTTGGGCTCAAATGTCCCCGTGCACGAACCTAGAATGGATGATCAGACGATGAAAGACTATGGATTCCTTCAATTACCATTAGCATGCCATGTTTTAGCTATAATGTTAGATGCTGTCCTTTGCAATAGACAAGTACCACAAACATCAGACAAAGTGGTGTCAAATGGGTGCCAAAAAGCTGAAGAGTTTACTGTTAAACTAATTTGGGATATCTGCAATTTATCTGAACAAATGCTCTTACAAAGCTCAGACTGTCGATCCTGTGCCATTTGCCATCTTCTTCCAGTAATCTTTGAAGCACTCATTTCTCACCATTCCTTAGAGATCTCCATTCAAGGACATGCATGTAATCTTTCCAG GAACTGTTTCCTCATGAAAATATGGAAATGTTGCAAAAAACTATTTTCATTCGGAACTTTGGAGAGAAGAGATGCCTATAGGATTTTGTctctttatttttgttttttctctcACAATGAAGAGCTTGGAGGTGCTGGAATGTGTGATGATGGAGAAGAATTTGACATAAAGGCTGATAAAGATTTTTGGGATGAAATTAAAAAAGGCTTG GTGGATAAGGAGAGCTCAGTGAGGAAGCAATCACTACATATATTGAAGAAAGCGCTATCTAAAAATGGAAGAGGCAACCCAACTACTATTCCAAAGACTATTTCAAGTGGAAAAGATAGTAGTGTTCGAGGTATTACCAAAAGGGAAAGATGGGCCAATAAGGAAGCAAAATCACTGGGTGTAGGGCAAATTTGCAGCCAACATGAAATTGCAACAAATAGCCGGCAGCAGAAGTGGGAAGCATTCATACTTCTTTATGAAATGCTTGAAGAATATGGTTCACACTTGGTTGAAGCTGCTTGGAGTCTCCAG ATATCCTTGTTATTACAACATCCGACCTCTACTAAATTTGACAGCTTCAGTAGTGGCGTTCATCAGAACCAAATTGAAATGTCTGGTGAAATCTTTAGTTGGTTATCAATCTTGTGGGTTCGGGGATTCCACCATGATAATCCTCTAG TTAGATGCTTGATCATGCAGTCCTTCTTGGCCATTGAGTGGAGGGACAAAGTTCCTTGTTTAAAGTCATTGCCAGAAACTTTTATTATTGGACCTTTCATTGAAGCACTCAACGATCCTGTGCAGCACAAAGATTTCG GTTTAAAAGGAGTTTACTCATCCAAGACAGTTGAAGGTGCAGCTCGTTTTATATGCCAATATACAAATATTCTTAATGCAAG GACAAGAGTGGTGTTTTTGCATCAGCTGACATCTTTGGCCAGGAAGAAATCATTTGGTCGAGTTGGGTTGATCAGCCTATCTGAATGCATTGCTTCAGCTGCTTTAATTGTTGGGTTTGACTACAATATTGAAGGAGAGTGCTTTAATGGTTCTTCACTGTCAGCCCAGGGGGATCTGATAACTTATTCTCTGGAGTGCAAACTGGAATTGCTGGATGATCTGAGATTTGTGGTCGAGAGCAGTAAACAACATTTCAATCCTAGTTATCGCCTTCAAG TTTGTGCCAAAGCTCTGGAGGCTGCTGCTTCGGTCTTGTGTACATCAAACTTAGCTCTTGAGGTTGTTCTGCATTTTGTTTCAGCACTACCACGAGAGGCTACTGACTATGGAG GTTGCTTAAGGAGGAAAATGCAAAATTGGCTCTTAGGGTGTGGTAAGAAGTGCTGCAGTACAGAGACAAAGTTTATGAAGAGCCTTATTGAGTTCCCTAAAAGATTTGTGACCCATAATCATTCATCCGATGCTTCTGTTACTTACGATGATGAAGAATTGGTAGCATGGGAATGTGAGGCAAAACGATGGGCAAGAGTGGTTTTTCTTGCAGTCAAGGAGGAACATCATTTAACATCTATACTAACG TTTATCCAAAACCATGGTGTAAATATTTGCAAACAAAAGGGTGATTCAGAAGGTATACGTGTGAAGTTCCTAGTACTTATCATGACTTTGGTTCAAGAACTTCAATTAGTTCAGCAGCAAATTGGTCACTGCAACTACAAAAGTGAATTCGATGACCTTACTATGTCTCATCCGAGTGACAGTTGTAGCCATGCAGAACCAACTATTTTTAGCCAAAAAATAGTCAACCTTCTTCCATCACTACAG GTAGAATTTGTTTCTTTTGCTACCACGTCTTGTTCCATATTCTGGTCCAACGTCAAGTCAGATGAGACAACATTACCAGGTTCTGTGAAAGGGAAACTTGGGGGTCCCAGTCAACGCCGGTTGCCGTCCTCCATTGCTACTTCAGTTTTGCTAGCT GTAACATCAACGAAGGCTGTAGCATCTATCTTGTCATGCTGCAGACAGTTTCAAATCCTTTGTTCAAGTAATTCTGGTGTTGAATTTTTACTGACGTTTTTGTTGAAGACTGTTTCATCTCCAGTTTATTACTCAGAG AGTGGAGCAGAAATAAGTCTTGCAACATATGAAGCGCTAGCCTCTGTTCTCCAAGTGCTCGTGTCAGAGTTTTCTTCTGAAGCTCTAAGATTTGTACAGGATGAGAGTACAATCCATCATCCAAGAGTAGAAGGAAGGCCACTGTTGGACTCTCTTATTCTAACTTTTCATCAACATGTAAATGGTATACTTGATGCGGGAGTTTTAGTTCGAACAAGAAGGGCAGTTCTACTAAAGTGGAAG TGGCATTGCCTAGAATCTCTTTTATCAATTCCCTATTGCGCTCTTCAAAATGGAATCAGTTTTGAGGATAATAATACTTTTTTGTCAGAGGCAACTCTTCTACAGATATTCAATGATCTTGTTGAGAG CCTCGAGAATGCTGGAGAATGCTCTGTTTTACCCATGCTGAGATTGGTTAGACTGACCTTGTGTCTATTTTACAAGGGAAAGTCTGGTCTGCTTGTTACATCGTGTAATGGTGTGAATTCAGAG ATGATGTGGCGGTTGGTGCATTCCTCTTGGATATTGCATGTCAGCTGCAACAAGCGAAGGGTTGCTCATATTGCTGCGCTTCTGTCTTCTGTTCTTCATTCTTCCACGTTTTCTGAAAGCAATATGCATTTAAGTGATGGTAGACCGGGACCCCTGAAATGG TTTATAGAAAAAATTCTTGAAGAAGGCACCAAAAGTCCTCGAACATTTCGTCTGGCTGCATTACATTTGACTGGCATGTGGCTCAGTCATCCATGGACCATAAAGTATTATCTTAAAGAACTGAAACTGCTATCTCTATATGGTTCCA TTGCTTTTGATGAAGATTTCGAAGCGGAATTAACTGATCATGATACACGGACTGAAGTATCATTATTGGCAGAAAGTCCAGACCCTGAGCTCACTGAA GTGTTTATCAATACAGAACTGTATGCACGTGTATCAGTTGCTGCTCTGTTTCATAAACTTGCTGACTTGGCTATGCTGGAATTGTCTAATAAATATGGGAGTTGCTATGATGCTGCAGAATCTGGAAAATTGTTTCTGCTTGAGCTCCTTGATTCTGTG GTAAACAGCAACGACCTAGCAAAGGAATTGTATAAGAAGCACAGTGCT ATTCATAGACGCAAAATACGTGCTTGGCAAATGATATGTATTCTATCTAGGTTTGTCTGCGAAGATATAATTCAGCAAGTTACTAATAGCTTGCACGTCTCCCTCTCT AAAAATAACCTACCTTCAGTTCGTCAATACTTGGAAACATTTGCAATCAGCATTTACTTGAAGTTTCCAACACTG GTTAAGGAGCAATTGGTTCCTATACTACAAGATTACAATATGAGACCTCAG GTACTCTCTTCTTATGTATTTATTGCTGCAAATGTAATCCTCCATGCAAATGAAGACGTACAGTGCAGCCATTTGGATGAGTTGCTTCCTTCTCTTGTTCCACAATTAACCTCTCATCACCACAGTTTACGAGGTTTTACTCAG TTGTTGGTGTACCATGTTCTTTGTAAATTTTTTCCAGCAGTGAAATTCAGACCCACCGGGTACATGCCTTTAGAGAGAAGATGTTTTGAAGATTTGAAATCATACCTTGAGAAAAATCCTGATTGTGTCAG ATTACGGGCATCAATGGAAGGATATCTTCATGCCTACAATCCTGCATCATCTGTCACACCATCTGGAATTTTCTCTAGCAGAGTTAAG GACCTTGAGTTCGAGTGTGTCCCAACATCTCTCATGGAGCAAGTTCTTAATTTTCTGAAT GATGTCAGAGAAGATCTTCGGTGTTCAATGGCAAATGATTTGACAGCTATTAAAAATGAGAGCTTTAAAATCAATGAAGGTCACTACCTTATCGGCATATCATCCGACATAAATGAAGAAAAATCTACTTCCAAACTGCCTGTGGCAACTTCTTTGGATTTTCAGAAAAAGGTTACTCTCTCAAAACATGAGAAGAAAGACACTGAGACTAGTTCCTACTTGGGCAGCAAAGAAGCTTACAAGTTCCTTCATG AAATGGAGGGGGAGGATCAGCTTCTTAACCAACTACTGCATTCCAGAAGTTTTTCGATGGAAAATTTAAGAACAAATCGACAAGACATTATCCTTGTAGCATCTCTGCTTGATCGTATACCGAATTTGGCTGGTTTGGCTAGGACTTGTGAG GTTTTTAAGGCTGCAGGATTGGCTATTGCAGACTTGAATGTTCTAAATGACAAACAGTTTCAACTCATCAG TGTTACAGCAGAGAAGTGGGTCCCAATTGTTGAGGTCCCGGTGAACAGTATGAAGCTTTTCCTAGAGAAAAAGAAACGAGAAGGCTTCTCCATTTTGGGTTTGGAACAAACCGCTAACAGTGTACCTCTTGATCAGTATGCATTTCCTAAGAAGACA GTATTGGTCCTTGGACGTGAAAAGGAGGGTATACCAGTTGATATAATCCATATACTTGATGCATGTGTTGAGATTCCTCAGTTGGGAGTTGTCAGATCTCTTAATGTTCATGTTAGTGGTGCTATTGCACTCTGGGAGTATACTCGACAACAGAGACACCA GTTATGA
- the LOC103490840 gene encoding uncharacterized protein LOC103490840 isoform X2, which yields MWGKIAVHVCVHDTTTTEGKLDADQCNYITSLVCALCHILKKDGANPTALKSFIWKSFVPLINKAATLNREMLNQVSESFIDVVTETNSWPIVEATLIPFCISSALYSTSVLQNVELDTFEVDRRSFILGSNVPVHEPRMDDQTMKDYGFLQLPLACHVLAIMLDAVLCNRQVPQTSDKVVSNGCQKAEEFTVKLIWDICNLSEQMLLQSSDCRSCAICHLLPVIFEALISHHSLEISIQGHACNLSRNCFLMKIWKCCKKLFSFGTLERRDAYRILSLYFCFFSHNEELGGAGMCDDGEEFDIKADKDFWDEIKKGLVDKESSVRKQSLHILKKALSKNGRGNPTTIPKTISSGKDSSVRGITKRERWANKEAKSLGVGQICSQHEIATNSRQQKWEAFILLYEMLEEYGSHLVEAAWSLQISLLLQHPTSTKFDSFSSGVHQNQIEMSGEIFSWLSILWVRGFHHDNPLVRCLIMQSFLAIEWRDKVPCLKSLPETFIIGPFIEALNDPVQHKDFGLKGVYSSKTVEGAARFICQYTNILNARTRVVFLHQLTSLARKKSFGRVGLISLSECIASAALIVGFDYNIEGECFNGSSLSAQGDLITYSLECKLELLDDLRFVVESSKQHFNPSYRLQVCAKALEAAASVLCTSNLALEVVLHFVSALPREATDYGGCLRRKMQNWLLGCGKKCCSTETKFMKSLIEFPKRFVTHNHSSDASVTYDDEELVAWECEAKRWARVVFLAVKEEHHLTSILTFIQNHGVNICKQKGDSEGIRVKFLVLIMTLVQELQLVQQQIGHCNYKSEFDDLTMSHPSDSCSHAEPTIFSQKIVNLLPSLQVEFVSFATTSCSIFWSNVKSDETTLPGSVKGKLGGPSQRRLPSSIATSVLLAVTSTKAVASILSCCRQFQILCSSNSGVEFLLTFLLKTVSSPVYYSESGAEISLATYEALASVLQVLVSEFSSEALRFVQDESTIHHPRVEGRPLLDSLILTFHQHVNGILDAGVLVRTRRAVLLKWKWHCLESLLSIPYCALQNGISFEDNNTFLSEATLLQIFNDLVESLENAGECSVLPMLRLVRLTLCLFYKGKSGLLVTSCNGVNSEMMWRLVHSSWILHVSCNKRRVAHIAALLSSVLHSSTFSESNMHLSDGRPGPLKWFIEKILEEGTKSPRTFRLAALHLTGMWLSHPWTIKYYLKELKLLSLYGSIAFDEDFEAELTDHDTRTEVSLLAESPDPELTEVFINTELYARVSVAALFHKLADLAMLELSNKYGSCYDAAESGKLFLLELLDSVVNSNDLAKELYKKHSAIHRRKIRAWQMICILSRFVCEDIIQQVTNSLHVSLSKNNLPSVRQYLETFAISIYLKFPTLVKEQLVPILQDYNMRPQVLSSYVFIAANVILHANEDVQCSHLDELLPSLVPQLTSHHHSLRGFTQLLVYHVLCKFFPAVKFRPTGYMPLERRCFEDLKSYLEKNPDCVRLRASMEGYLHAYNPASSVTPSGIFSSRVKDLEFECVPTSLMEQVLNFLNDVREDLRCSMANDLTAIKNESFKINEGHYLIGISSDINEEKSTSKLPVATSLDFQKKVTLSKHEKKDTETSSYLGSKEAYKFLHEMEGEDQLLNQLLHSRSFSMENLRTNRQDIILVASLLDRIPNLAGLARTCEVFKAAGLAIADLNVLNDKQFQLISVTAEKWVPIVEVPVNSMKLFLEKKKREGFSILGLEQTANSVPLDQYAFPKKTVLVLGREKEGIPVDIIHILDACVEIPQLGVVRSLNVHVSGAIALWEYTRQQRHQL from the exons ATGTGGGGAAAAATAGCTGTTCATGTTTGTGTGCAT GATACTACCACGACGGAGGGAAAGCTTGATGCTGATCAATGTAATTACATTACATCTTTGGTCTGCGCGCTGTGCCACATACTAAAAAAAGATG GTGCCAATCCTACTGCTTTGAAGTCATTCATATGGAAAAGTTTCGTTCCTTTGATAAATAAGGCAGCTACATTGAATCGTGAAATGCTAAATCAG GTCTCTGAATCATTCATTGATGTTGTAACTGAGACGAACTCATGGCCAATTGTTGAAGCAACCCTAATTCCATTTTGTATAAGTTCAGCTCTTTATTCCACGAGTGTGCTGCAAAATGTTGAGTTGGACACCTTTGAGGTTGACAGACGTTCTTTCATTTTGGGCTCAAATGTCCCCGTGCACGAACCTAGAATGGATGATCAGACGATGAAAGACTATGGATTCCTTCAATTACCATTAGCATGCCATGTTTTAGCTATAATGTTAGATGCTGTCCTTTGCAATAGACAAGTACCACAAACATCAGACAAAGTGGTGTCAAATGGGTGCCAAAAAGCTGAAGAGTTTACTGTTAAACTAATTTGGGATATCTGCAATTTATCTGAACAAATGCTCTTACAAAGCTCAGACTGTCGATCCTGTGCCATTTGCCATCTTCTTCCAGTAATCTTTGAAGCACTCATTTCTCACCATTCCTTAGAGATCTCCATTCAAGGACATGCATGTAATCTTTCCAG GAACTGTTTCCTCATGAAAATATGGAAATGTTGCAAAAAACTATTTTCATTCGGAACTTTGGAGAGAAGAGATGCCTATAGGATTTTGTctctttatttttgttttttctctcACAATGAAGAGCTTGGAGGTGCTGGAATGTGTGATGATGGAGAAGAATTTGACATAAAGGCTGATAAAGATTTTTGGGATGAAATTAAAAAAGGCTTG GTGGATAAGGAGAGCTCAGTGAGGAAGCAATCACTACATATATTGAAGAAAGCGCTATCTAAAAATGGAAGAGGCAACCCAACTACTATTCCAAAGACTATTTCAAGTGGAAAAGATAGTAGTGTTCGAGGTATTACCAAAAGGGAAAGATGGGCCAATAAGGAAGCAAAATCACTGGGTGTAGGGCAAATTTGCAGCCAACATGAAATTGCAACAAATAGCCGGCAGCAGAAGTGGGAAGCATTCATACTTCTTTATGAAATGCTTGAAGAATATGGTTCACACTTGGTTGAAGCTGCTTGGAGTCTCCAG ATATCCTTGTTATTACAACATCCGACCTCTACTAAATTTGACAGCTTCAGTAGTGGCGTTCATCAGAACCAAATTGAAATGTCTGGTGAAATCTTTAGTTGGTTATCAATCTTGTGGGTTCGGGGATTCCACCATGATAATCCTCTAG TTAGATGCTTGATCATGCAGTCCTTCTTGGCCATTGAGTGGAGGGACAAAGTTCCTTGTTTAAAGTCATTGCCAGAAACTTTTATTATTGGACCTTTCATTGAAGCACTCAACGATCCTGTGCAGCACAAAGATTTCG GTTTAAAAGGAGTTTACTCATCCAAGACAGTTGAAGGTGCAGCTCGTTTTATATGCCAATATACAAATATTCTTAATGCAAG GACAAGAGTGGTGTTTTTGCATCAGCTGACATCTTTGGCCAGGAAGAAATCATTTGGTCGAGTTGGGTTGATCAGCCTATCTGAATGCATTGCTTCAGCTGCTTTAATTGTTGGGTTTGACTACAATATTGAAGGAGAGTGCTTTAATGGTTCTTCACTGTCAGCCCAGGGGGATCTGATAACTTATTCTCTGGAGTGCAAACTGGAATTGCTGGATGATCTGAGATTTGTGGTCGAGAGCAGTAAACAACATTTCAATCCTAGTTATCGCCTTCAAG TTTGTGCCAAAGCTCTGGAGGCTGCTGCTTCGGTCTTGTGTACATCAAACTTAGCTCTTGAGGTTGTTCTGCATTTTGTTTCAGCACTACCACGAGAGGCTACTGACTATGGAG GTTGCTTAAGGAGGAAAATGCAAAATTGGCTCTTAGGGTGTGGTAAGAAGTGCTGCAGTACAGAGACAAAGTTTATGAAGAGCCTTATTGAGTTCCCTAAAAGATTTGTGACCCATAATCATTCATCCGATGCTTCTGTTACTTACGATGATGAAGAATTGGTAGCATGGGAATGTGAGGCAAAACGATGGGCAAGAGTGGTTTTTCTTGCAGTCAAGGAGGAACATCATTTAACATCTATACTAACG TTTATCCAAAACCATGGTGTAAATATTTGCAAACAAAAGGGTGATTCAGAAGGTATACGTGTGAAGTTCCTAGTACTTATCATGACTTTGGTTCAAGAACTTCAATTAGTTCAGCAGCAAATTGGTCACTGCAACTACAAAAGTGAATTCGATGACCTTACTATGTCTCATCCGAGTGACAGTTGTAGCCATGCAGAACCAACTATTTTTAGCCAAAAAATAGTCAACCTTCTTCCATCACTACAG GTAGAATTTGTTTCTTTTGCTACCACGTCTTGTTCCATATTCTGGTCCAACGTCAAGTCAGATGAGACAACATTACCAGGTTCTGTGAAAGGGAAACTTGGGGGTCCCAGTCAACGCCGGTTGCCGTCCTCCATTGCTACTTCAGTTTTGCTAGCT GTAACATCAACGAAGGCTGTAGCATCTATCTTGTCATGCTGCAGACAGTTTCAAATCCTTTGTTCAAGTAATTCTGGTGTTGAATTTTTACTGACGTTTTTGTTGAAGACTGTTTCATCTCCAGTTTATTACTCAGAG AGTGGAGCAGAAATAAGTCTTGCAACATATGAAGCGCTAGCCTCTGTTCTCCAAGTGCTCGTGTCAGAGTTTTCTTCTGAAGCTCTAAGATTTGTACAGGATGAGAGTACAATCCATCATCCAAGAGTAGAAGGAAGGCCACTGTTGGACTCTCTTATTCTAACTTTTCATCAACATGTAAATGGTATACTTGATGCGGGAGTTTTAGTTCGAACAAGAAGGGCAGTTCTACTAAAGTGGAAG TGGCATTGCCTAGAATCTCTTTTATCAATTCCCTATTGCGCTCTTCAAAATGGAATCAGTTTTGAGGATAATAATACTTTTTTGTCAGAGGCAACTCTTCTACAGATATTCAATGATCTTGTTGAGAG CCTCGAGAATGCTGGAGAATGCTCTGTTTTACCCATGCTGAGATTGGTTAGACTGACCTTGTGTCTATTTTACAAGGGAAAGTCTGGTCTGCTTGTTACATCGTGTAATGGTGTGAATTCAGAG ATGATGTGGCGGTTGGTGCATTCCTCTTGGATATTGCATGTCAGCTGCAACAAGCGAAGGGTTGCTCATATTGCTGCGCTTCTGTCTTCTGTTCTTCATTCTTCCACGTTTTCTGAAAGCAATATGCATTTAAGTGATGGTAGACCGGGACCCCTGAAATGG TTTATAGAAAAAATTCTTGAAGAAGGCACCAAAAGTCCTCGAACATTTCGTCTGGCTGCATTACATTTGACTGGCATGTGGCTCAGTCATCCATGGACCATAAAGTATTATCTTAAAGAACTGAAACTGCTATCTCTATATGGTTCCA TTGCTTTTGATGAAGATTTCGAAGCGGAATTAACTGATCATGATACACGGACTGAAGTATCATTATTGGCAGAAAGTCCAGACCCTGAGCTCACTGAA GTGTTTATCAATACAGAACTGTATGCACGTGTATCAGTTGCTGCTCTGTTTCATAAACTTGCTGACTTGGCTATGCTGGAATTGTCTAATAAATATGGGAGTTGCTATGATGCTGCAGAATCTGGAAAATTGTTTCTGCTTGAGCTCCTTGATTCTGTG GTAAACAGCAACGACCTAGCAAAGGAATTGTATAAGAAGCACAGTGCT ATTCATAGACGCAAAATACGTGCTTGGCAAATGATATGTATTCTATCTAGGTTTGTCTGCGAAGATATAATTCAGCAAGTTACTAATAGCTTGCACGTCTCCCTCTCT AAAAATAACCTACCTTCAGTTCGTCAATACTTGGAAACATTTGCAATCAGCATTTACTTGAAGTTTCCAACACTG GTTAAGGAGCAATTGGTTCCTATACTACAAGATTACAATATGAGACCTCAG GTACTCTCTTCTTATGTATTTATTGCTGCAAATGTAATCCTCCATGCAAATGAAGACGTACAGTGCAGCCATTTGGATGAGTTGCTTCCTTCTCTTGTTCCACAATTAACCTCTCATCACCACAGTTTACGAGGTTTTACTCAG TTGTTGGTGTACCATGTTCTTTGTAAATTTTTTCCAGCAGTGAAATTCAGACCCACCGGGTACATGCCTTTAGAGAGAAGATGTTTTGAAGATTTGAAATCATACCTTGAGAAAAATCCTGATTGTGTCAG ATTACGGGCATCAATGGAAGGATATCTTCATGCCTACAATCCTGCATCATCTGTCACACCATCTGGAATTTTCTCTAGCAGAGTTAAG GACCTTGAGTTCGAGTGTGTCCCAACATCTCTCATGGAGCAAGTTCTTAATTTTCTGAAT GATGTCAGAGAAGATCTTCGGTGTTCAATGGCAAATGATTTGACAGCTATTAAAAATGAGAGCTTTAAAATCAATGAAGGTCACTACCTTATCGGCATATCATCCGACATAAATGAAGAAAAATCTACTTCCAAACTGCCTGTGGCAACTTCTTTGGATTTTCAGAAAAAGGTTACTCTCTCAAAACATGAGAAGAAAGACACTGAGACTAGTTCCTACTTGGGCAGCAAAGAAGCTTACAAGTTCCTTCATG AAATGGAGGGGGAGGATCAGCTTCTTAACCAACTACTGCATTCCAGAAGTTTTTCGATGGAAAATTTAAGAACAAATCGACAAGACATTATCCTTGTAGCATCTCTGCTTGATCGTATACCGAATTTGGCTGGTTTGGCTAGGACTTGTGAG GTTTTTAAGGCTGCAGGATTGGCTATTGCAGACTTGAATGTTCTAAATGACAAACAGTTTCAACTCATCAG TGTTACAGCAGAGAAGTGGGTCCCAATTGTTGAGGTCCCGGTGAACAGTATGAAGCTTTTCCTAGAGAAAAAGAAACGAGAAGGCTTCTCCATTTTGGGTTTGGAACAAACCGCTAACAGTGTACCTCTTGATCAGTATGCATTTCCTAAGAAGACA GTATTGGTCCTTGGACGTGAAAAGGAGGGTATACCAGTTGATATAATCCATATACTTGATGCATGTGTTGAGATTCCTCAGTTGGGAGTTGTCAGATCTCTTAATGTTCATGTTAGTGGTGCTATTGCACTCTGGGAGTATACTCGACAACAGAGACACCA GTTATGA